Sequence from the Sphingobacteriaceae bacterium GW460-11-11-14-LB5 genome:
CGGCGATCGTTGTTTTTAAAGATGCAAAACCATCAAAGAAAGACTACCGCCATTTTAATGTGAAAACGGTAGAGGGTCCTAACGATTTCGCGACTATGGAAGAAGCTGTTTTCCGTCGCTACAGGAGAATGTTAGATGAAAACCAGACTTTGCCTCAGCTCATCATCATTGATGGCGGTAAAGGGCAGCTTTCGTCGGCCGTGAAGAGTTTAAAGTTATTGGGTATAGAAAACAAAGTTACCGTAATTGGTATTGCCAAACGTTTGGAAGAACTGTTCTATCCTGGCGATTCCTATCCATTGTATCTTGATAAAAAATCAGAAACCTTAAAAGTGATCCAACAGCTCCGTGATGAGGCCCACCGCTTTGGGATTACCTTCCACCGCAAGAAACGGGATCAGGGGACACTTAAAACAGAACTCGAACAGATTGAAGGTATCGGTAAAACTACTGCGGATAAATTGCTCACCCATTTTAAATCGGTTAAAAAAATCAAAGAAGCTACCGAGAAAGAGCTGGCCGAAATACTGAACAAAAAGCAGGTCATCACCCTTCAGGCTTATTTTAATCAGGAATAACGCTTTTAATCCTCATTCTTTTTGAAAAGCAATCTCAATTTCTATCATATAGTCGAAACGATATAAACAAAAAAAGCTCCGACTTTCATCGGAGCTTTTTCGTAATATTTAGTATTCCCAAAGGCCTTGTTCGTAATCAAGAACAGATTTTTTAATCCTTTCTGATTCGTACAACCTTTCTCGGGGATCGGTAATAATATCTCTGATCTTATTGTCGCCAGGATTTGACTCTTTTACAATGTAGCTGCTGAATAAGCGGCGGATAAAGAAATCATCGAAACTCAATGAAGAAGCATCGTTATTGGTATTGATCAAACGTTTCTTCGTTAAAATCTCCCTCGCCTCCGGATAGTACACCCAAAATACCGGTTGCCATTGTTTAGAAACCTCATTGTATTTTAATGGTGCTATACCTACAATACGCGGTTCGAAAACAGAACGTTTGGTATCAAAAATCCAGTCTTCTTTAATTCTGAATTTTAAGAATAACTCCGGGTTAAAATCATTAACTACCGTAGTAACCGTTCCGGTTTTATTGTTCGAAACCTCTGCTGTTCCTAAAGCCGATTTGGCTGCAGAATCTGCCGACATTGGATTAAGAAACGCATCATCTTCGTTCAACGCACTGTCAATTGGCGAGTATGCTGTTAGTTCATCTTTCTTAATTGCGGCAATTAATACATCAATCAGGCGAGATTTAGGCGATTTTAAGGCCGAGTTAACCGTATCACGTAAATCGATTTCTCTCCAGATCCGTTTTGCATAAAAAACATCCTCTTCTCTCACATCTGCCAAAGGAACCATTTCAGTACTGTCAATGTCCTTACGGGCATAAAAACCATCTTTAGGTGGTACCTTAAGTTTCTTTTTAGCTGTTTTAACTGGAGCTTTCACCGTGTCTGCCACAGGAGGTGCGGCAACTACTGGTGCAGCTTTCTTCGGTGCTAACCTGGTAGGCTTTTTTTGTGCAAAAGCAAACGTGGTTAACAACACTAAAATAGCAATACTTAAAATCCTTTTCATCTTCTTTTTATTTTACGCTAAACGCTAATGAAGGCAAAATTTTCTGACGGCCATCTGGGCCTATCGAAACAATATCTTCAAAAAACACTCTTGTACCTGGTGTAATCGAGTTTATTGCACCTTTAACCGCACCTGCGAAACTTCCACCGCTACCTGGAATGGTAACAGCATCAGAACGCGG
This genomic interval carries:
- a CDS encoding gliding motility protein GldN, producing the protein MKRILSIAILVLLTTFAFAQKKPTRLAPKKAAPVVAAPPVADTVKAPVKTAKKKLKVPPKDGFYARKDIDSTEMVPLADVREEDVFYAKRIWREIDLRDTVNSALKSPKSRLIDVLIAAIKKDELTAYSPIDSALNEDDAFLNPMSADSAAKSALGTAEVSNNKTGTVTTVVNDFNPELFLKFRIKEDWIFDTKRSVFEPRIVGIAPLKYNEVSKQWQPVFWVYYPEAREILTKKRLINTNNDASSLSFDDFFIRRLFSSYIVKESNPGDNKIRDIITDPRERLYESERIKKSVLDYEQGLWEY